A single Natrinema pellirubrum DSM 15624 DNA region contains:
- a CDS encoding ArnT family glycosyltransferase, translating into MRRRRWRAAVAAIALVGAIAIWLLATRTFPHHSLNHDEGVYLQQAAMLLEGQLFVRPPVEEAFRPWFFVEDGGRLYPKYSPVPAAIFALGKIVGGYRLALAGIGAAVPALVALVVREVFDRRTGLVAAVAVLCSPLFLIQTAVFLPYAPTAMLNLAFAYAYLRADRTGDLRVAGAAGVAIGLAFFARPYTAVLFAAPFIAHACWTLWRDHRAALPRQAATAAFGLAGVSLALGYNAVVTGSALVFPYEAFAPLDGLGFGRRRILEHEIEYTVGLALRSNALVLRSFVTEWVVGGLLGAGLAAAGLGLTVRRNLSPRAAILAGQLLTISVGNVYFWGNFNVLGDIDRAGTGLIATHGPYYHFDLLLPVAAFAAVGALALFDGVRRRADRSLSPERARAVVVAILLVGALAVGGVTATTFDGKLERNEAVTETYERVYDPLEDGAIEEPAVVYLPTPYGDWLGHPFQALRNDPGFDGERVYALDERPFDVADAYPDRTLYRLAYRGTWAPQAGSPQGARLQRVDRVAGEAVALNATIGVPETAGGVSATVTTDEESATYVADDVSSPLATQLVVADGEVRLRGAAWNATDSIAVDERDDVTLTVFVDRGPGNSFSYRLELPVEAAENGTTRALTPRVERCTGIRDCGGEAAYLPDSAPDGTFVRTELTTPDRD; encoded by the coding sequence ATGAGACGGCGACGATGGCGGGCCGCGGTCGCCGCTATCGCCCTCGTCGGTGCGATCGCGATCTGGTTGCTTGCGACGCGGACTTTCCCCCACCACTCGCTCAACCACGACGAAGGGGTCTACCTTCAGCAAGCGGCGATGTTGCTCGAGGGGCAACTGTTCGTCCGGCCGCCGGTCGAGGAGGCCTTCCGCCCCTGGTTCTTCGTCGAGGACGGCGGCCGGCTCTATCCGAAGTACTCGCCGGTGCCCGCAGCGATCTTCGCGCTCGGGAAGATTGTGGGTGGCTACCGGCTCGCGCTGGCCGGGATCGGCGCGGCCGTCCCCGCGCTCGTGGCGCTGGTTGTGCGCGAGGTCTTCGACCGGCGGACGGGCCTCGTGGCCGCCGTCGCCGTGTTGTGTTCGCCGCTGTTCCTGATCCAGACGGCGGTGTTCCTGCCCTACGCGCCGACGGCGATGCTCAATCTGGCCTTTGCATACGCCTACCTCCGGGCCGACCGGACGGGGGACCTGCGGGTCGCGGGCGCGGCCGGCGTGGCGATCGGGCTGGCCTTTTTCGCGCGGCCGTACACGGCAGTCCTGTTCGCCGCCCCGTTCATCGCCCACGCCTGCTGGACGCTGTGGCGGGACCACCGAGCGGCGCTTCCCCGTCAGGCCGCGACGGCGGCGTTCGGGCTGGCCGGCGTTTCCCTCGCGCTCGGCTACAACGCCGTCGTGACCGGATCGGCGCTTGTGTTCCCCTACGAGGCGTTCGCCCCGCTCGATGGGCTCGGGTTCGGCCGTCGGCGCATCCTCGAACACGAGATCGAGTACACCGTCGGGCTGGCGTTGCGGTCGAACGCGCTGGTATTGCGGTCGTTTGTCACCGAGTGGGTCGTCGGCGGACTGCTGGGCGCGGGGCTGGCCGCGGCCGGACTCGGGCTGACCGTCCGCCGAAATCTCTCGCCACGCGCGGCGATCCTCGCTGGACAGTTACTGACGATCTCCGTCGGCAACGTCTACTTCTGGGGGAACTTCAACGTCCTCGGCGACATCGACCGGGCCGGGACTGGACTGATCGCCACGCACGGCCCCTACTACCACTTCGATCTCCTGCTCCCGGTCGCGGCCTTCGCCGCCGTCGGCGCGCTGGCGCTGTTCGACGGCGTTCGCCGACGGGCCGATCGATCGCTGTCGCCGGAGCGCGCACGCGCGGTCGTCGTCGCGATACTGCTCGTGGGCGCGCTCGCGGTCGGCGGCGTCACGGCGACGACCTTCGACGGAAAACTCGAGCGAAACGAGGCCGTCACCGAGACCTACGAGCGGGTCTACGACCCGCTCGAGGACGGGGCGATCGAGGAGCCGGCGGTCGTCTACCTGCCGACGCCGTACGGCGACTGGCTCGGGCATCCGTTCCAGGCGCTTCGCAACGACCCCGGGTTCGACGGGGAGCGCGTCTACGCTCTCGACGAGCGGCCGTTCGACGTGGCCGACGCCTACCCCGACCGCACGCTGTATCGCCTCGCGTACCGGGGGACCTGGGCCCCACAGGCCGGATCGCCACAGGGAGCCCGACTCCAGCGGGTTGACCGGGTCGCCGGCGAGGCAGTCGCACTGAACGCGACCATCGGCGTCCCGGAAACGGCCGGCGGCGTCAGCGCGACGGTCACGACCGACGAGGAAAGCGCCACCTACGTCGCCGACGACGTCTCGAGCCCGCTGGCGACCCAGCTTGTCGTGGCCGACGGCGAGGTCCGGTTGCGCGGCGCGGCGTGGAACGCCACCGACTCGATCGCCGTCGACGAACGGGATGACGTCACGCTGACCGTGTTCGTCGATCGGGGGCCCGGCAACAGCTTCAGTTATCGGCTCGAGCTGCCGGTGGAGGCGGCCGAGAACGGAACGACACGGGCGCTGACACCCAGGGTCGAGCGGTGTACCGGGATCCGCGACTGTGGCGGCGAGGCGGCGTACCTTCCCGACAGTGCGCCCGACGGGACGTTCGTCCGGACCGAACTCACGACGCCGGACCGGGACTGA
- a CDS encoding ABC transporter permease has protein sequence MSVRDRVAKTVERAGDDDGSGATGVGLTLLAAAIAAVLVLPLLWLVVDAAGLGTRAFELAVDSQTIDVLIRSVALVTIVTGASVLIGVPLAVLTVQGEIPFPRFWTVLIALPLAVPSYLGAFAFVSAFGPQGELVGFLEPLGVDALPSVYGFTGAAFVLTLYTYPYVFLTTRASLLSMDGSLVEAARTLNSGRWEAFRRITLPQILPGIAAGALLVALYALADFGTPNIMRVEVFTQFIYARYNAFARDYAALLSLQLLTVTVIILAIESRIGADDSGAYESGGDRGTADLELGAWRYPALLLPIAIALLAIGLPIAIFTMWLNTGGPGYQLGRLTFDWEYGFNSAYVALLAALVSVLVALPIAIGSATSDSRVAALADRAPYIGYATPGIVLAIALLSFSLDVLPSIYKTVPLLVFAYVVRFMPQAIGSIRTSTLQVDQKLVEAARTLGRSRLNAFRSVTLPLILPGVAAGAALVFLTTMKELPATLMLRPLGFETLVTYIWRVEEAGLYGQAAVPALVLVAISGLSMAVMLAQEGR, from the coding sequence ATGAGCGTCCGGGATCGAGTCGCGAAGACGGTCGAGCGAGCCGGTGACGACGACGGGAGCGGCGCCACCGGCGTCGGGCTCACCCTGCTCGCCGCGGCCATCGCGGCCGTTCTCGTTCTCCCCTTGCTCTGGCTGGTCGTCGACGCCGCCGGGCTCGGGACTCGAGCGTTCGAACTCGCCGTCGATTCCCAAACGATCGACGTACTGATCCGAAGCGTCGCTCTCGTCACGATCGTAACGGGTGCGAGTGTCCTCATCGGCGTCCCGCTCGCGGTGTTGACGGTCCAAGGCGAGATTCCGTTCCCCCGGTTCTGGACCGTCCTCATCGCGTTGCCGCTGGCCGTCCCGAGCTATCTCGGGGCCTTCGCGTTCGTCTCGGCGTTCGGTCCACAGGGTGAACTCGTCGGCTTCCTCGAACCGCTCGGCGTCGACGCCCTCCCGTCGGTCTATGGCTTCACGGGTGCTGCGTTCGTACTGACGCTGTATACTTACCCGTACGTGTTCCTGACTACGCGAGCCTCCCTGCTCTCGATGGACGGCTCGCTCGTAGAGGCCGCTCGGACGCTCAACTCGGGCCGCTGGGAGGCGTTTCGCCGGATCACCCTCCCGCAGATCCTGCCGGGGATCGCCGCCGGTGCGCTGCTTGTCGCCCTGTATGCCCTCGCGGACTTCGGCACGCCGAACATCATGCGCGTCGAGGTGTTCACGCAGTTCATCTACGCCAGATACAACGCCTTCGCCCGCGACTACGCCGCGTTGTTGTCCCTGCAGTTGCTGACGGTGACCGTGATCATCCTCGCGATCGAGTCCCGCATCGGTGCCGACGACTCCGGGGCCTACGAGAGCGGCGGCGACCGCGGTACTGCCGACCTCGAACTCGGAGCGTGGCGGTATCCGGCCCTGCTGTTGCCGATTGCGATCGCCCTGCTCGCGATCGGGCTCCCGATCGCCATCTTCACCATGTGGCTGAACACGGGCGGACCCGGCTATCAGCTCGGTCGACTGACCTTCGACTGGGAGTACGGGTTCAACTCGGCCTACGTCGCACTGCTGGCCGCCCTCGTCTCGGTGCTGGTGGCGCTGCCGATCGCGATCGGATCGGCGACCTCCGATTCGCGGGTAGCGGCGCTGGCCGACCGGGCCCCCTACATCGGATACGCCACGCCCGGGATCGTGCTGGCGATCGCGTTGCTCAGCTTCAGCCTCGACGTGCTACCGTCGATCTACAAGACCGTCCCGCTGCTGGTCTTTGCCTACGTCGTCCGGTTCATGCCCCAGGCGATCGGCTCGATCCGGACCTCGACGCTGCAGGTCGACCAGAAGTTGGTCGAGGCGGCTCGGACGCTGGGCCGATCGCGACTGAACGCCTTCCGGTCGGTGACGCTCCCGCTGATCCTGCCGGGCGTGGCCGCCGGAGCCGCGCTGGTCTTTCTCACGACGATGAAGGAACTCCCGGCGACGCTCATGTTGCGCCCGCTCGGATTCGAGACGCTCGTGACCTACATCTGGCGGGTCGAGGAGGCAGGTCTCTACGGCCAGGCGGCGGTGCCGGCGCTCGTCCTCGTGGCCATCTCGGGGCTGTCGATGGCCGTGATGCTCGCACAGGAAGGACGGTGA
- a CDS encoding extracellular solute-binding protein, giving the protein MNDEEGNRAVSRRRALQVGSAFGAASLAGCLGFFDDGQSADIPPLSEFRGSGSLVDGRPAPGGTSIEDLPNLSGDLALYIGGGESGIYYEFVEMLEDIYPDFEVHSTDNSSSSLAQTIVEEADAGAAQADVFWSIDASSLGFVAENDAYEPLSDEAVEAVGNSQFVGDDNAWAGVAGRARAVPYNTNELSESDIPTTVQDFPDADALQGTMGWAPTYGAFKAFVTAMRLLRGDDETRNWLQSMSEAGTERRGNEYAVSEAVANGSLSAGFANHYYAMRVKNNRPDAPIDLAFTEGDAGALINVAGALKVQGTQKGELVDNFVRHLLSAEAQEYFATISFAYPMISGVEPVGGLPTIDELSPPDIDLAELADIEPTLELMDEAGVSG; this is encoded by the coding sequence ATGAACGACGAGGAGGGCAATCGAGCGGTTTCACGTCGGCGGGCGTTACAGGTCGGCTCCGCGTTCGGGGCCGCATCGCTCGCGGGCTGTCTCGGGTTTTTCGACGACGGACAGAGCGCGGATATCCCGCCGCTCTCGGAGTTTCGGGGATCCGGATCGCTGGTCGACGGCCGGCCGGCACCGGGCGGCACGTCGATCGAGGACCTCCCGAACCTCTCGGGGGACCTCGCGCTCTACATCGGCGGCGGTGAAAGCGGCATCTACTACGAGTTCGTGGAGATGCTCGAGGACATCTACCCGGACTTCGAGGTCCACTCGACCGACAACAGTTCGTCGTCGCTGGCACAGACGATCGTCGAAGAGGCCGACGCCGGCGCGGCCCAGGCCGACGTTTTCTGGTCGATCGACGCCAGCTCCCTCGGGTTCGTCGCGGAGAACGACGCCTACGAGCCGCTGTCGGACGAGGCGGTCGAGGCGGTCGGGAACAGCCAGTTCGTCGGCGACGACAACGCGTGGGCCGGCGTCGCCGGACGCGCCCGTGCCGTGCCGTACAACACGAACGAACTGAGCGAGTCGGACATCCCGACCACGGTGCAGGACTTCCCCGACGCCGACGCGCTGCAGGGGACGATGGGGTGGGCACCGACCTACGGCGCGTTCAAGGCCTTCGTGACGGCCATGCGCCTGCTCCGTGGCGACGACGAGACCCGCAACTGGCTACAGAGCATGAGCGAGGCCGGAACGGAACGACGCGGCAACGAGTACGCCGTCTCCGAGGCGGTCGCCAACGGCTCGCTGTCGGCCGGGTTCGCCAACCACTACTACGCGATGCGGGTCAAAAACAATCGGCCGGACGCTCCGATCGATCTGGCCTTTACCGAGGGCGACGCCGGCGCGTTGATCAACGTCGCGGGCGCGCTGAAGGTACAGGGCACCCAGAAAGGCGAACTGGTCGATAACTTCGTCCGCCACCTGCTCTCGGCCGAGGCCCAGGAGTACTTCGCGACGATCAGTTTCGCCTATCCGATGATCTCGGGCGTCGAACCCGTCGGCGGGCTGCCGACCATCGACGAGTTGAGCCCGCCGGACATCGACCTCGCGGAACTGGCCGACATCGAGCCGACGCTCGAACTGATGGACGAAGCCGGCGTCTCCGGATAA
- a CDS encoding lysylphosphatidylglycerol synthase transmembrane domain-containing protein: protein MNDGGERTGADATDGDAASGGLAAALTRRRLTIGGTLFVLAGLFVALRDVDVGTVLAEISAADPRLLVAAVAVYAVSWPLRGRRYGDVLAAMGRRTGTAFCTAAVFVSQTANLAIPARAGDAVRAYVMETRRDVPYTAGFASLAVERVFDLATIAALAGLATAWLAATGAAGPLEIAAEAGGARTALAAAAAVSTATVGVGFVVVTTARADHGLGPWLRARTMGRPRLERALEAALGFAADVQVVARQPRAVARIGAGSLLIWAFDVLTAVLVLAALGSGLALGPLLAVGTLAVSVGNLAKVLPLSQGGVGLYEAAFTALVVALTPVGAGTALAAAIVDHALKNGVTLVGGAGAVAALGLSVSDATAAEPTRETDSVLGSPKR from the coding sequence ATGAACGACGGGGGCGAGCGAACGGGGGCGGACGCGACCGACGGCGACGCCGCGAGTGGCGGGCTCGCCGCGGCGCTGACCCGCCGCCGGCTCACGATCGGCGGGACGCTGTTCGTCCTCGCCGGCCTGTTCGTCGCCCTCCGGGACGTCGATGTCGGGACGGTCCTCGCGGAGATTTCGGCGGCCGACCCGCGCCTCCTCGTCGCCGCGGTCGCCGTCTACGCCGTCTCGTGGCCCCTTCGGGGGCGACGGTACGGCGACGTACTGGCCGCGATGGGGCGGCGGACCGGGACGGCGTTCTGTACGGCCGCCGTTTTTGTCAGCCAGACGGCGAACCTGGCGATCCCGGCGCGGGCCGGCGACGCGGTCCGCGCGTACGTGATGGAGACCAGACGGGACGTGCCCTACACCGCCGGGTTCGCGTCGCTGGCCGTCGAGCGGGTGTTCGATCTGGCGACGATCGCCGCGCTCGCGGGGCTGGCGACGGCGTGGCTCGCGGCCACCGGTGCGGCCGGCCCGCTCGAGATCGCCGCCGAGGCCGGGGGCGCACGGACCGCGCTGGCGGCCGCGGCGGCCGTGAGTACGGCGACGGTCGGCGTCGGGTTCGTCGTCGTCACCACGGCGCGGGCGGACCACGGACTGGGGCCGTGGCTGCGGGCACGGACGATGGGCCGACCGCGTCTCGAGCGGGCGCTCGAGGCCGCACTCGGGTTCGCGGCGGACGTTCAGGTCGTCGCCCGCCAGCCGAGGGCGGTCGCACGGATCGGCGCGGGAAGCCTGCTGATCTGGGCGTTCGACGTGCTGACGGCGGTCCTGGTACTCGCGGCGCTGGGAAGCGGGCTCGCGCTCGGGCCGTTGCTGGCGGTCGGGACGCTGGCGGTCAGCGTCGGGAACTTAGCGAAGGTCCTCCCGCTGTCCCAGGGCGGCGTCGGGCTCTACGAGGCCGCGTTTACGGCGCTCGTCGTCGCCCTGACGCCCGTCGGGGCGGGGACCGCGCTGGCGGCGGCGATCGTCGACCACGCGCTGAAAAACGGTGTGACACTGGTCGGCGGGGCCGGCGCGGTCGCCGCGCTGGGGCTCTCCGTCTCGGACGCGACGGCCGCGGAACCGACGCGGGAGACCGACAGTGTTTTAGGCTCGCCTAAAAGATAG
- a CDS encoding NAD-dependent epimerase/dehydratase family protein — translation MSLSDRNVLVTGGAGFIGSHLTERLLADGASVTVVDNLSNGDRGRVPDDAGFLEADLTEPDALEGHLDDVDLVFHLAASKHVDTDRPHGQFDDNTRMTRNILEAMADAGITEIAYTSSSTVYGEAPRPTPEDYAPLEPISAYGASKLADEGLLSARAHSHDLSVWNFRFANVVGPRLRGAVIPDFIEKLRDDPETLTILGDGRQEKSYLYIEDCLDAMCHVVENADGAMNTYNLGTRTTTSVDRIAAIVADELDLEPAFEYTGGDRGWTGDVPKMRLSIEKLAALGWEPRRSSDEAVRQATRKIIEELR, via the coding sequence ATGTCACTTTCGGACCGGAACGTACTCGTCACGGGCGGAGCCGGCTTCATCGGTTCCCATCTCACCGAGCGCCTGCTCGCCGACGGCGCGTCCGTCACGGTCGTCGACAATCTGTCCAACGGCGACCGCGGCCGCGTCCCCGACGACGCCGGGTTCCTCGAGGCAGACCTCACCGAGCCCGACGCCCTCGAGGGGCATCTCGACGATGTCGACCTCGTCTTCCACCTCGCGGCGTCGAAACACGTCGACACGGACCGCCCCCACGGCCAGTTCGACGACAACACGCGAATGACCCGGAACATCCTCGAGGCGATGGCCGACGCGGGGATCACGGAGATCGCCTACACCTCCTCCTCGACGGTCTATGGAGAGGCCCCGCGGCCGACGCCCGAGGACTACGCGCCGCTCGAGCCGATCAGCGCCTACGGGGCGAGCAAGCTGGCCGACGAGGGGTTGCTTTCGGCACGAGCCCACAGCCACGACCTCTCCGTCTGGAACTTCCGCTTTGCGAACGTCGTCGGCCCGCGACTGCGCGGGGCGGTGATCCCCGACTTCATCGAGAAGTTGCGGGACGATCCCGAGACGCTGACGATCCTGGGCGACGGCCGTCAGGAGAAGTCCTATCTGTACATCGAGGACTGCCTCGACGCCATGTGCCACGTCGTCGAGAACGCCGACGGCGCGATGAACACCTACAACCTCGGCACGCGGACGACGACCTCGGTCGACCGGATCGCCGCCATCGTCGCGGACGAACTGGACCTCGAGCCCGCGTTCGAATACACCGGCGGCGACCGCGGCTGGACCGGTGACGTGCCGAAGATGCGCCTCTCGATCGAGAAGCTCGCGGCGCTGGGTTGGGAACCCCGCCGCTCGAGCGACGAGGCGGTGCGGCAAGCGACCCGAAAGATCATCGAGGAACTGCGCTGA
- the prf1 gene encoding peptide chain release factor aRF-1, which translates to MSQEGEQEQSDRKKYEFRKVIEDLKDYDGSGTQLVTIYVPDDRQISDVVQHVTQEHSEAANIKSKQTRTAVQDALTSIKDRLKYYSTYPPENGMVLFSGAVDSGGGRTDMVTKVLESPPQPVESFRYHCDSDFLTEPLEEMMADKGLYGLIVLDRREANVGWLKGKRIEPVKSASSLVPGKQRKGGQSAQRFARLRLEAIDNFYQEVAGMANDLFVPKRHEIDGILVGGPSPTKDEFLDGDYLHHELQDEVLGKFDVAYTDESGLKDLVDNAEDALADAEVMKDKKVMEEFFEELNAGDQATYGFEQTRRNLMMGAVDRLLISEDLRKDVITYDCPECGTTEREVIDRRKSTPTHTCTDCGTEVEGDEDDREDAIDHLIDIAEQRGTETKFISTDFEKGEQLLNAFGGFAGLLRYSTGV; encoded by the coding sequence ATGAGCCAGGAGGGCGAGCAGGAGCAATCCGACCGGAAAAAGTACGAGTTCCGGAAGGTCATCGAGGACCTCAAGGACTACGACGGCTCCGGAACGCAGCTCGTGACGATCTACGTTCCCGACGACAGACAGATCAGTGACGTCGTCCAACACGTCACGCAGGAACACAGCGAAGCGGCCAACATCAAGTCGAAGCAGACCCGAACGGCGGTCCAGGACGCGCTGACGAGCATCAAGGATCGTCTCAAATATTACAGTACGTACCCGCCCGAGAACGGCATGGTGCTGTTTTCCGGCGCGGTCGACTCCGGCGGCGGCCGGACCGACATGGTCACGAAAGTCCTCGAGAGTCCGCCCCAGCCGGTCGAGTCCTTCCGCTATCACTGCGACTCGGACTTCCTGACCGAGCCCCTAGAGGAGATGATGGCCGACAAGGGCCTGTACGGCCTGATCGTCCTCGACCGCCGCGAGGCTAACGTCGGCTGGCTGAAGGGCAAGCGCATCGAACCCGTCAAGTCCGCTTCCTCGCTGGTCCCCGGCAAGCAGCGAAAGGGTGGCCAGTCCGCCCAGCGATTCGCCCGCCTGCGCCTCGAGGCCATCGACAACTTCTATCAGGAGGTCGCGGGGATGGCAAACGACCTGTTCGTCCCCAAGCGCCACGAAATCGACGGCATCCTCGTGGGCGGTCCCTCGCCGACCAAAGACGAGTTCTTGGACGGCGACTACCTTCACCACGAACTCCAAGACGAAGTCCTGGGCAAGTTCGACGTCGCCTACACCGACGAGTCCGGCCTGAAGGACCTGGTCGACAACGCCGAGGACGCCTTGGCCGACGCCGAGGTAATGAAGGACAAGAAGGTGATGGAGGAGTTCTTCGAGGAACTCAACGCGGGCGATCAGGCCACTTACGGCTTCGAGCAGACCCGCCGAAACCTGATGATGGGCGCGGTCGATCGCCTGCTCATCAGCGAGGACCTCCGGAAGGACGTGATCACCTACGACTGTCCCGAGTGTGGCACGACCGAACGCGAGGTCATCGACCGGCGAAAGTCGACGCCGACCCACACCTGTACCGACTGTGGCACCGAGGTCGAAGGGGACGAGGACGACCGCGAGGACGCCATCGATCACCTCATCGATATCGCCGAACAACGGGGTACCGAGACCAAGTTCATCTCGACGGACTTCGAGAAGGGCGAACAGCTGCTGAACGCCTTCGGCGGGTTCGCGGGCCTGCTGCGGTACTCGACCGGCGTCTAA
- the minD gene encoding cell division ATPase MinD, translating to MSHETVYAIASGKGGVGKTTTTVNLGTALADAGARVAIVDADLGMANLAGFVSLSPDSTTLHDVLADDASIEDATYRLADDIVAVPSGTSLDEYAETSPEGLREAVDDLRSRFDYVLLDVGAGISHETVLPLGLADAVVLVSTPEPAAVHDTKKTVELTDRSGGEVAGLVLTRTRPDGDVSHADLADRLEVPLLGTIPEDPAARDSVYAGTPLVVYEPDGPAAVAYRRLAADLTGLEVPVPTDDDPETADADAPDDVTDAASEPAADAATDEDDGREAAHDDVSSAITEAESDP from the coding sequence ATGTCTCACGAGACTGTCTATGCCATCGCGAGCGGAAAAGGCGGTGTCGGGAAGACGACGACGACGGTCAACCTCGGCACGGCCCTCGCGGACGCCGGGGCACGCGTCGCCATCGTCGACGCCGACCTCGGGATGGCGAACCTCGCCGGGTTCGTCAGCCTCTCTCCCGACTCGACGACACTTCACGACGTGTTAGCCGACGACGCATCGATCGAGGACGCCACCTATCGACTGGCCGACGACATCGTCGCCGTGCCGAGCGGCACGAGCCTCGACGAGTACGCCGAGACCTCCCCCGAAGGGCTGCGCGAGGCCGTCGACGACCTCCGCTCGCGCTTCGACTACGTCCTGCTCGACGTCGGGGCCGGCATCAGTCACGAAACCGTCCTGCCGCTCGGACTGGCCGACGCCGTCGTCCTCGTCTCGACGCCCGAACCCGCCGCCGTCCACGACACGAAAAAGACCGTCGAGCTGACCGACCGTTCCGGCGGCGAGGTCGCGGGCCTCGTTCTGACCCGAACCCGACCCGACGGCGACGTCTCCCACGCGGACCTCGCCGACCGTCTCGAGGTCCCGCTGCTGGGAACGATCCCCGAGGACCCGGCGGCCCGGGACAGCGTCTACGCCGGGACGCCGCTGGTCGTCTACGAACCGGACGGCCCGGCGGCAGTCGCCTACCGGCGGCTCGCGGCCGATCTGACCGGCCTCGAGGTACCCGTCCCGACCGACGACGACCCCGAGACGGCCGACGCGGACGCTCCCGACGACGTGACGGACGCGGCGTCCGAGCCGGCCGCCGACGCGGCGACCGACGAGGACGACGGCCGGGAAGCCGCACACGACGACGTCTCGAGTGCGATTACGGAAGCCGAGTCCGATCCCTGA